The DNA region CCACGTCCGGATCGGCCAGACCGTCAAGGAGATGTTCGAGGCCGACCGCCAGGTCGAAGTCGAGGCGATCGACCGGCTGAAGCGCGGGATCGTGGTGATGCGCGCCAAGAACGACGTCACCTCGGCCAACATCTTCGAGTCCATCCTGGCGGACGAGGAGCACCACATCGACTACCTCGACACCCAGCTCGAACTACTGGAGAAGCTCGGGGAGGCGCTCTACCTCGCCCAGCTGATCGAGCAGCCGGAGTCCTGAGTCCCGCTTCAGGCCGCGCGCAGCGGCGCCAGCGGACCCACCGGGGCGGCCCCGGGCTCGCCGTCGGGGGCCTCCGGGTCGGCCAGCCCCAGCTTGGCCGCGAGCCGGGCGGTGGGGCAGGGGCGTGCACCGTGCTCGCCCAGCAGGGCCTGGATCCGGCGGACGCAGGAGCCGCAGTCGGTGCCGGCCTTGCAGCCCTTGGCGATCTGGCGCGGCGTG from Kitasatospora sp. NBC_00458 includes:
- the bfr gene encoding bacterioferritin — encoded protein: MKGDAEVIEFLNEQLTAELTAINQYFLHAKMQENFGWTKLAKYTRHESFDEMKHAEVLTDRILFLDGLPNYQRLFHVRIGQTVKEMFEADRQVEVEAIDRLKRGIVVMRAKNDVTSANIFESILADEEHHIDYLDTQLELLEKLGEALYLAQLIEQPES
- a CDS encoding (2Fe-2S)-binding protein produces the protein MYVCMCHAVTEAQVKKEIDAGANTPRQIAKGCKAGTDCGSCVRRIQALLGEHGARPCPTARLAAKLGLADPEAPDGEPGAAPVGPLAPLRAA